DNA sequence from the Cucumis melo cultivar AY chromosome 6, USDA_Cmelo_AY_1.0, whole genome shotgun sequence genome:
GTGTATCTGCACAACAGAGTTTAGCATGATGAATTGCATcgctctctctctttctctctctggTCGTGATCATGAAATAACTGGAATTGAAATAGGTAGTCTAGTCAATAATGCTATAAATCAACTGGACATGTGGAGTGACAAGATTTTGTAACCTAAAGAGAGAAGATCTCATCTACTTTGGCTTCATACCTCCTTTAATTTCATTTGTAATATGTTCGCATTCCTCCATTTGGCCCAACCaacttcctttgagtttcaAATGGATCTAACAATTCTCTCCTTTGAGTTAAGATATAATGTGTTGGCCTCATGGTGGAAAGGGCAAGGTGTAACTCATATCTTTGTGGGTATAGATTAGTAACTTGGTGGCGGTCGATCTAAAGATCAATACTATTGGCATGCCTGATGTTCAACTTTGTAGGGTTTAAGTAATTGTCCTATGAAGTTTTTACCTGTGGGTGAGTCATATTGCTATGGCATTCTAATAGTTAATTTTACTATGCTCAATTTCTTAGGGCGTGTTTTCATTTTTCGGAAGGTCTTTCTGATATGCAATCTTTACTAGAAGAGTTCCTTGGCAAGTGGAATTTATTGAATGAGGAAGTATATGTTTTTGTTGGCTCAAGAAGTATTGATGACAGAGAATGTCATGCTCAGTTGACTGTTGATGAATATCTCCAACTTGTTCACGTTTACCTCCGGATTGTCACAGAGATAGGTTTGAAGGATGTGGATCTTGCTGTTTCTTGGGTTGAGAAAGCTGCTTTGCCTGAGGGAAAGCGTCAGGTAAATAGTTGTTTCTCATGTTCTATTGAATGCCATTTAAGAAAGTTTAATATTGGATTGGACATCAGAACATTTGGGTTGTCTATAAGTGGGATTTTGATTTACAAAGAATTGGAAGTGGAATATGTTATAGCCGTGTTCTTGTAAATATCCTTTGTTTCATTTATTATTCTTCTCTATCTTCCAACTATTTTCCATTTCCAGGGCATCTGGCatggttttgattttttttttattttgttcttttatatatatatatatatatatctcctACATCTACAACTTCATAATAACTCTactattttttcaatattcatCAGTTTGCTgcatttttcatctttcttaatGCATCTCAAATAAATTCTTCAAGGAATTTTGGCGGATGAAGCATTTAATTCAATCCTGTCATTACCATCTTTATCAGTAGTCTGTTCCATCAATCCTTCCTTGTAAAGATTCAAAAACTTCTCTGACGTATTTAATTTAATCCTGTCATTACCATCTTTATCAGTAGTCTGTTGCATTAATCCTTCCTTGTAGAGAAGTTTATGATTTGGAAAAATTGAATTGTCAACCGTGACTAAAAGTTATATCATTTTCTTCAAAACTCTTTGGCTAGATACTTTTGAGGAGGCTAGACTACCTGCAGTCTAAGAAACCGGCCAGTTCGTCACAATCGTCCTCTTCATCTTTGCTTAGAAATGACCATAGAAAACATTTATCTTCTTCAGAAGGACTTCAAGTATCAAGAGCTTCAGAAACAGCCTTAGACCCTGGATATCATCAAGATGGAGGAAGTGCTAACAGAGAAACAGTTCTAAGACTACATAAACTTACAAAACCATCTTTTTGGCCTTTCCGTACCATAACATTGAAGTTTGGAAGTTTTCGTCTCGTCGTATCCACCAGAAAGATTGTGCTTAGCTGTTTTCTAGTTCTAATTTATTATCTGCTGCGAAGGAAACTAACCGC
Encoded proteins:
- the LOC103496818 gene encoding protein APEM9 isoform X1, translating into MDAGEAIWKEIELAESYLVCAMFEEAVALSSSVLKRISQLENGIEKNEMMESAGMVLIQSLKELGRTSQILNELRVSFSSVAAIPFTVLLFGACFHFSEGLSDMQSLLEEFLGKWNLLNEEVYVFVGSRSIDDRECHAQLTVDEYLQLVHVYLRIVTEIGLKDVDLAVSWVEKAALPEGKRQILLRRLDYLQSKKPASSSQSSSSSLLRNDHRKHLSSSEGLQVSRASETALDPGYHQDGGSANRETVLRLHKLTKPSFWPFRTITLKFGSFRLVVSTRKIVLSCFLVLIYYLLRRKLTAVKRMAQKQGSSMKKALVDLWQLAFSYQVNPLAIAQPLSGAARGVS
- the LOC103496818 gene encoding protein APEM9 isoform X2: MFEEAVALSSSVLKRISQLENGIEKNEMMESAGMVLIQSLKELGRTSQILNELRVSFSSVAAIPFTVLLFGACFHFSEGLSDMQSLLEEFLGKWNLLNEEVYVFVGSRSIDDRECHAQLTVDEYLQLVHVYLRIVTEIGLKDVDLAVSWVEKAALPEGKRQILLRRLDYLQSKKPASSSQSSSSSLLRNDHRKHLSSSEGLQVSRASETALDPGYHQDGGSANRETVLRLHKLTKPSFWPFRTITLKFGSFRLVVSTRKIVLSCFLVLIYYLLRRKLTAVKRMAQKQGSSMKKALVDLWQLAFSYQVNPLAIAQPLSGAARGVS